A genomic segment from Rickettsia endosymbiont of Lasioglossum villosulum encodes:
- a CDS encoding 50S ribosomal protein L25/general stress protein Ctc: MSEILELEAKSRNEFGTGAARALRREGRVPAIIYGAKKTPVSISLEEKEITKYYRKPAFISQLISLKIDGKQYKVLPKAVELHPVTDIVRHVDFVFLEDKTQKMEVPVVYEGKERALGVKRGGYFNIVKRRVTLLCDVNNIPRNVTIDVTNMPIATSLKSSKVKLPEGCSFTTKKEFVLATIIGRRGAKTEAESEQPAEAAK, translated from the coding sequence ATGAGTGAAATATTAGAACTTGAAGCAAAGTCTCGCAATGAATTTGGTACGGGTGCAGCAAGAGCATTAAGAAGAGAGGGGCGTGTTCCTGCTATTATTTATGGTGCAAAGAAAACCCCAGTTAGTATTTCTTTAGAAGAAAAAGAAATAACAAAATATTATAGAAAGCCAGCTTTCATATCTCAGCTAATTAGTTTAAAAATCGATGGTAAGCAATATAAAGTGCTGCCGAAAGCTGTAGAATTACATCCTGTTACAGATATAGTACGTCACGTTGATTTTGTTTTTTTAGAAGATAAAACCCAAAAAATGGAAGTTCCTGTAGTATATGAAGGGAAAGAAAGAGCATTAGGCGTTAAAAGAGGCGGATATTTCAATATAGTAAAAAGAAGAGTTACTTTATTATGTGATGTTAATAATATTCCAAGAAACGTAACTATTGACGTTACTAATATGCCGATTGCTACTTCATTAAAATCTTCAAAAGTAAAACTACCAGAAGGTTGTAGCTTTACTACAAAGAAAGAATTTGTGCTTGCAACTATAATAGGACGTAGAGGAGCAAAAACTGAAGCTGAAAGCGAGCAACCAGCTGAAGCAGCGAAGTAA
- a CDS encoding restriction endonuclease subunit S, producing MKSGNSKLTKRYLDKNKGEYPVYSSNTKKVGIFGMIDSFDYDTECIQITTNGVYAGTVFYREKHKFNINSDARLLIRKNNNLDYRYLTILVKNILAEQNFNWENKPTIGKISDLELAIPVDGGVFDLETQQHVVEQHNIVAELEKNKGI from the coding sequence ATAAAGAGTGGAAATTCAAAGCTTACAAAAAGATATCTTGATAAAAACAAAGGAGAATATCCTGTTTACTCATCAAATACAAAAAAAGTTGGGATATTCGGTATGATAGATTCATTTGATTATGACACAGAGTGTATTCAAATCACCACAAACGGGGTTTATGCCGGAACAGTATTTTATCGCGAGAAACACAAATTTAATATTAATTCAGATGCAAGGTTATTGATAAGAAAAAATAATAATTTAGATTATCGTTATCTAACAATATTAGTAAAAAATATATTAGCGGAACAAAATTTTAATTGGGAAAATAAACCGACTATTGGCAAAATATCAGACCTTGAATTAGCTATACCTGTTGATGGTGGGGTATTTGATTTAGAGACTCAACAACATGTTGTTGAACAACATAATATTGTTGCTGAACTTGAAAAAAATAAAGGAATATGA
- the rpmH gene encoding 50S ribosomal protein L34, with protein MKRTFQPSNLVRKRRHGFRARMATPSGRAILRNRRAKGRKKLSA; from the coding sequence ATGAAGCGTACATTTCAACCTAGTAATTTAGTAAGAAAAAGAAGACATGGTTTTAGAGCTAGAATGGCTACTCCCTCTGGAAGAGCAATTTTAAGAAACCGTCGTGCTAAAGGCAGAAAAAAACTATCCGCATAA
- a CDS encoding class I SAM-dependent DNA methyltransferase, with translation MYATDTHDEVLIFYVDNIRKKIKELFPYNPLDNTTIINGSIFVSKDQKAVAGYSTVFFKVLDKFNKYGRLEHIDYDFKSKLFESFLKESISKKNWGQFFTPMKVVRAIEMITRDEIKEGAVICDPACGVGKFLLEPIKGKLDRFYQVEDDKIISRITIHGFDKGFDKDEQKTIILAKANMLIYFSEIIKNYPNHTKKFAELFNSTFTLKTNSILGTLNDPVEDVYDLILTNPPYVTSGSSNLKEEIQKDSALKKYYKVNAIGVEGLFMEWIVRALKPNGKAFIIVPDGIFNRQNGTNLRALLRQECFIDGIISLPLNTFFTTNKKTYILCITKKTNKSDIQSDPVFTYLVSEIGESRDVYRFDIEQNDLIEATTLYNFFKGDKKAFKAINTDMRCKIVPIEKFEPNVHWAIDRWWNKEEKIALEIEKENKTVDVLEFSLLMSDMANTFENFSKILKEIGEKKTLK, from the coding sequence ATGTACGCAACAGATACTCATGATGAAGTATTAATTTTCTATGTTGATAATATAAGAAAAAAAATAAAGGAATTATTTCCATATAATCCACTAGATAATACAACTATAATTAACGGTTCAATATTTGTAAGTAAAGATCAGAAAGCTGTTGCAGGTTATAGTACCGTGTTTTTCAAAGTACTTGATAAATTCAATAAATATGGTCGGCTTGAACATATTGATTACGATTTTAAAAGTAAATTATTTGAGAGCTTTTTAAAAGAAAGTATTAGCAAAAAAAACTGGGGTCAATTTTTTACTCCAATGAAAGTAGTTCGGGCAATAGAAATGATTACTCGTGATGAAATTAAAGAGGGAGCAGTTATATGCGATCCTGCTTGCGGCGTTGGAAAGTTTTTGTTAGAGCCTATAAAAGGTAAATTAGATCGTTTTTATCAAGTTGAAGATGACAAAATAATCTCTAGGATAACTATTCATGGTTTTGATAAAGGGTTTGATAAAGACGAGCAAAAAACAATTATACTTGCAAAAGCTAATATGCTAATTTATTTTAGTGAAATTATAAAAAATTATCCAAATCATACGAAGAAATTTGCAGAATTATTTAATTCTACATTTACTCTTAAGACAAATTCAATTTTAGGGACATTAAACGATCCTGTTGAAGATGTATATGATCTAATCCTTACAAACCCTCCATATGTTACTAGTGGTAGCAGCAACTTAAAGGAAGAAATACAAAAAGATAGTGCTTTAAAAAAATATTATAAGGTTAATGCTATAGGTGTTGAAGGGCTATTTATGGAATGGATAGTTAGAGCTTTAAAGCCGAATGGCAAAGCTTTTATTATTGTTCCCGACGGTATATTTAATCGTCAGAATGGTACAAACCTAAGAGCACTATTACGTCAAGAGTGTTTTATTGATGGAATAATATCGCTGCCGTTAAATACATTTTTTACCACAAACAAAAAGACATATATATTATGTATAACTAAAAAGACTAATAAATCAGATATTCAAAGTGATCCGGTTTTTACTTATTTGGTGAGCGAAATTGGTGAAAGTCGTGATGTTTATCGTTTTGATATTGAGCAAAATGATCTTATAGAAGCTACTACACTCTATAATTTTTTTAAAGGTGATAAAAAAGCATTTAAAGCTATTAATACTGATATGCGGTGTAAAATAGTTCCAATAGAAAAATTTGAGCCAAATGTTCATTGGGCTATTGATAGATGGTGGAATAAAGAAGAGAAAATTGCATTAGAAATTGAAAAAGAAAATAAAACAGTAGATGTTTTGGAATTTAGTTTACTAATGTCAGATATGGCTAATACTTTTGAAAATTTTAGTAAGATTCTTAAAGAAATTGGAGAAAAAAAAACTTTAAAGTAG
- the ralF gene encoding T4SS guanine nucleotide exchange effector RalF (RalF, a virulence factor secreted by type IV secretion systems (T4SS), is a guanine nucleotide exchange factor that acts on host cell ADP-ribosylation factors.) — protein MDPLIKREVISSFNDKPKDGISKIKEWCASNNKDFAEETAKFFREEKNNLDLVAVGDYLGTDGEDNKKVLDSFVKQFDFKDKNYLKSLREFLKAFKLPGEAQKIDRLVESFASKYHEQNTTTDINHADAAFISAYATVGLNTNLHNPSVKDKWTIDQFKDQLKGLNTESKLQGIKSGKNFSNEFLENIYNGIKAEPFEANFIETATGYEIAGISLQNDKTFKKLDDFLTAKTDINKVFSNLGNNVTAEHKQPKTWLNKFTGYEGSVSVKAGNAEVEIQVYKPNILSKWFLGEKSKLMIQPKGGSEQSLKLAAQIAASFDTKVTSIKATYDYLKQDLENYYKNPEQELRKANSVVDLHNQIKETTAKVQQVDPEIPDTKSIPLASETNFQDLKEAEIGIQPAKTQPIEELNQPVKKPKFNSFAEELAWKNAQKKQAINAPVTKNEEPKAQIDNHKKCLEELKQKQEELENKKKELEEKKANSNITKEEKWRIVAELEGVTKHLESIKKEHNTINTAEEREKQFNKSSQSSALKGEPTAADKQQQAAMELIRLRKEQRLQEEAASKAIIANNPATQPIKPGVIPPPPPPPPGKGVPIPPPPPPPMPGQGVPIPPPPPPPGGVGPKPSPMFAIPPKLQETLKTIHTSQDGNKQQGNNNFQDDLRKTLAMRNSPTR, from the coding sequence ATGGACCCCCTAATAAAAAGAGAAGTAATAAGTTCATTTAATGATAAACCTAAAGATGGAATCAGTAAGATTAAAGAATGGTGTGCTAGTAATAATAAAGATTTTGCAGAAGAGACAGCTAAGTTTTTTCGTGAGGAAAAAAATAATTTAGATTTAGTAGCTGTTGGGGATTATCTTGGAACAGATGGAGAAGATAATAAAAAAGTATTGGATAGTTTTGTTAAACAATTTGATTTTAAAGATAAAAATTATTTGAAAAGTTTAAGAGAGTTTTTAAAGGCTTTTAAATTACCAGGTGAGGCTCAAAAAATAGATAGATTGGTTGAAAGTTTTGCCTCTAAATATCATGAGCAAAATACTACTACTGACATAAATCATGCAGACGCAGCTTTTATATCAGCTTACGCTACTGTAGGTCTTAATACTAATCTTCATAATCCTAGCGTAAAAGATAAATGGACAATTGATCAGTTTAAGGATCAACTAAAAGGTTTAAATACAGAAAGTAAATTGCAAGGAATTAAGAGTGGTAAAAATTTTAGCAATGAGTTCTTAGAAAATATCTATAATGGAATAAAGGCAGAGCCTTTTGAAGCAAATTTTATAGAAACTGCTACTGGTTATGAAATAGCCGGTATAAGTTTACAAAATGATAAAACTTTTAAAAAACTAGATGATTTTTTAACAGCAAAAACAGATATAAACAAAGTTTTTTCTAATCTAGGAAATAATGTAACTGCCGAGCATAAACAACCAAAAACATGGCTTAATAAGTTTACAGGTTATGAGGGTAGTGTATCAGTTAAAGCAGGTAATGCAGAGGTAGAAATACAAGTTTATAAGCCAAATATTTTGTCAAAATGGTTTTTAGGAGAAAAAAGTAAGCTTATGATTCAGCCTAAAGGGGGATCAGAGCAATCTTTAAAATTAGCAGCTCAAATTGCAGCAAGTTTTGACACTAAAGTAACCTCTATTAAAGCAACATATGATTATCTAAAACAGGACTTAGAAAATTATTATAAAAACCCTGAACAAGAACTAAGAAAAGCAAATTCAGTGGTAGATCTTCATAATCAAATAAAAGAAACTACTGCAAAAGTACAACAAGTTGATCCAGAAATACCTGACACTAAAAGCATTCCTTTAGCCTCTGAAACAAATTTTCAAGATCTCAAAGAAGCAGAGATAGGCATTCAGCCAGCAAAAACTCAACCAATAGAAGAGCTAAATCAACCAGTAAAAAAGCCAAAATTTAATTCGTTTGCAGAAGAGTTAGCTTGGAAAAATGCACAAAAAAAGCAAGCTATTAATGCTCCAGTAACTAAAAACGAAGAACCTAAAGCACAAATAGATAATCACAAAAAATGTTTAGAGGAATTAAAGCAAAAACAGGAAGAGCTAGAAAATAAAAAGAAAGAGCTTGAAGAAAAAAAAGCTAATTCTAATATTACTAAAGAAGAAAAATGGAGAATTGTCGCTGAATTAGAAGGAGTTACTAAGCATCTTGAAAGCATAAAAAAAGAACATAATACTATAAATACTGCTGAAGAAAGAGAGAAACAATTTAATAAAAGCTCACAATCTTCGGCTTTAAAAGGTGAGCCTACTGCAGCTGATAAGCAGCAACAAGCTGCTATGGAATTAATCAGGCTTAGAAAAGAGCAAAGATTACAAGAAGAAGCTGCTAGTAAGGCTATAATCGCTAATAATCCAGCTACACAACCTATAAAACCTGGTGTTATACCGCCTCCACCACCACCACCTCCGGGGAAAGGTGTTCCTATTCCTCCGCCACCGCCACCTCCAATGCCGGGACAAGGCGTTCCTATTCCGCCACCTCCACCACCTCCAGGTGGGGTTGGTCCAAAACCATCTCCAATGTTTGCTATTCCACCGAAATTGCAAGAAACATTAAAAACTATACACACATCTCAAGATGGGAATAAGCAGCAAGGAAATAATAATTTTCAAGACGATCTAAGAAAAACTCTAGCAATGAGAAATAGCCCAACACGTTAG
- a CDS encoding restriction endonuclease subunit S codes for MKKIKEYEQILKEINVIQNNFNIVQSKDVKIGDFFTIQKGLSKYTKSYGQLYKGEYPVYSASNLAPLTYINNYDYNGKYLTWTTTGFAGYIKIIEGKFSINGNRGVLISKNNKIDIDFVKYSLEPILRDLAKGRKGERGEDEFTEVSTSIVENAIISIPITSTGEFDIEKQQEIATTYRKVEDTKKLIQQELKKIQEYSLII; via the coding sequence TTGAAAAAAATAAAGGAATATGAACAAATTTTAAAAGAAATAAACGTAATACAAAATAACTTCAATATAGTCCAAAGTAAAGATGTTAAAATTGGAGATTTTTTTACAATACAAAAAGGTTTATCAAAATATACCAAGAGTTACGGACAATTATATAAGGGTGAATATCCTGTTTATTCTGCTTCAAATTTAGCACCGCTCACTTATATCAATAATTATGATTATAACGGAAAATATCTTACTTGGACAACGACCGGGTTTGCAGGGTATATCAAGATCATAGAAGGAAAATTTTCAATCAATGGAAATAGAGGAGTATTAATTTCAAAAAATAATAAAATAGATATCGATTTTGTTAAGTATAGCTTAGAACCTATTTTAAGAGATTTAGCTAAAGGTAGAAAAGGTGAAAGAGGAGAAGATGAATTTACTGAGGTTTCTACTTCAATCGTTGAAAACGCAATAATTTCGATTCCTATAACTTCAACCGGTGAATTTGATATTGAAAAACAACAAGAAATAGCAACAACATATAGAAAAGTTGAAGATACAAAAAAATTAATACAACAAGAACTAAAAAAAATACAAGAATACTCATTAATAATATAA
- the ychF gene encoding redox-regulated ATPase YchF, which translates to MTLKLGIVGLPNVGKSTLFNALTASVAAEAANYPFCTIEPNSAVVSVPDERLQKLAALVGSKKIIPSYIEFVDIAGLVKGASKGEGLGNKFLSNIREVDAILHVLRCFEDEDVTHVHNKVDPIHDLEIIEMELILADIESVEKRLVTSEKRLKSGDKTLAEQIELLKEVHKVLADGKPARVLNKTLGTDNLKQLQLLTSKPVLYVCNVLEKDAASGNEFTKLVAEQAKKEEAKSVIISSKIEADIALLEDEEEKKEFLNSIDLEETGLSQVIKEGYNLLNLKSFFTIGPKEAHSWTFKDGTLAPGAAGIIHTDFEKGFIRAEVIGYADYINLGSEAKAKEVGKVRLEGKEYKMQDGDIVHFRFNV; encoded by the coding sequence ATGACATTAAAATTAGGAATTGTGGGTTTGCCGAATGTCGGTAAGTCAACGTTATTTAATGCTTTAACGGCAAGCGTGGCAGCTGAAGCTGCTAATTATCCGTTTTGTACGATTGAGCCAAATAGTGCCGTTGTTTCAGTACCTGATGAGCGTTTACAAAAGCTTGCCGCACTTGTAGGAAGTAAAAAAATTATTCCATCTTATATCGAATTTGTCGATATTGCAGGCCTTGTTAAAGGTGCAAGCAAAGGGGAGGGGCTTGGTAATAAGTTCTTATCAAACATTAGAGAAGTAGACGCAATATTGCACGTATTACGTTGTTTTGAGGATGAAGACGTAACGCACGTACATAATAAAGTTGATCCGATTCATGACCTTGAAATAATTGAGATGGAGTTAATACTTGCCGATATAGAATCGGTGGAAAAGCGACTTGTTACAAGCGAAAAACGTTTGAAATCAGGTGATAAGACTTTAGCAGAGCAAATAGAGCTATTAAAAGAGGTTCATAAAGTATTAGCCGATGGTAAACCTGCAAGAGTGCTAAATAAAACTTTAGGAACTGATAATCTAAAGCAGTTACAGCTACTTACTTCTAAGCCTGTTCTATATGTATGTAATGTACTTGAAAAGGATGCAGCAAGTGGTAACGAGTTTACAAAATTAGTAGCAGAACAAGCAAAAAAAGAAGAAGCTAAAAGCGTTATTATTTCCTCAAAAATAGAAGCAGATATTGCTTTGCTTGAAGATGAGGAAGAGAAGAAAGAATTCCTAAATAGCATTGACCTTGAAGAAACAGGCTTAAGTCAAGTAATTAAAGAAGGGTATAATCTCTTAAATCTGAAAAGCTTTTTTACGATTGGTCCTAAAGAAGCACATAGCTGGACTTTTAAAGATGGTACGCTTGCCCCTGGTGCTGCAGGTATTATTCATACCGACTTTGAAAAAGGTTTTATTAGAGCGGAAGTAATAGGTTACGCAGATTATATAAATCTCGGTAGCGAAGCAAAAGCCAAAGAAGTGGGAAAAGTGCGACTAGAGGGTAAAGAATACAAAATGCAGGATGGGGATATAGTACATTTTAGGTTTAATGTATAA
- a CDS encoding GNAT family N-acetyltransferase produces MTQDFEIIYAEEMDKAYSAIIWDAFNKDAREKKGLIGDLQSFSFSLLDQDKNFIAGVGGVSLWGSLYITSLLVDKNHRNQNYGSLLIKKAEELARERGCTFIVLSTMDFQAKPFYEKLGYKLEFTRHGYEKDSVSYHLRKDL; encoded by the coding sequence ATGACCCAAGATTTTGAAATTATATATGCCGAAGAAATGGATAAAGCCTATTCAGCTATAATTTGGGATGCTTTTAATAAAGATGCACGAGAGAAAAAAGGCTTAATAGGAGATTTACAATCCTTTTCATTTTCTTTGTTAGATCAAGATAAAAATTTTATTGCAGGGGTCGGTGGTGTGAGTTTGTGGGGTAGTTTGTACATTACTTCATTACTTGTGGATAAAAATCATAGAAATCAAAATTACGGAAGTTTATTGATAAAAAAAGCTGAAGAATTGGCACGTGAACGTGGTTGTACTTTTATTGTTTTATCGACTATGGATTTTCAGGCTAAACCATTTTATGAAAAATTAGGATATAAACTTGAATTCACAAGACATGGCTATGAAAAAGATTCAGTTTCATATCATTTAAGGAAAGATTTATAA
- a CDS encoding 7-carboxy-7-deazaguanine synthase QueE: MFGQNPKRGILKGDGTQLQVQSIFKTIQGEGIFVGVPAIFIRFGGCNLACDFCDTEFENFETIKIDDILSKVSLLTLNSKNKQSVKLVVITGGEPMRQPIELLCQKLLEQDFKVQIETNGTLYSSLPDKVSIICSPKAGKNGYSKIREDLLPKISAVKFIIAKNILEYSLIPEIGQTAYNIPVFVQPMDQNDQKLNKENNELAVKLALESGARLSVQTHKFIGIE; this comes from the coding sequence ATGTTTGGGCAAAATCCTAAAAGAGGAATATTAAAAGGTGACGGGACGCAATTACAAGTGCAATCTATTTTTAAAACTATTCAAGGTGAGGGAATATTTGTAGGTGTTCCTGCCATATTCATCAGGTTTGGAGGATGTAACCTTGCGTGCGATTTTTGTGATACAGAATTTGAAAATTTCGAAACAATCAAAATAGATGATATTTTATCTAAGGTTAGCCTACTTACTTTAAATTCTAAAAACAAGCAATCAGTTAAGTTAGTAGTGATAACGGGTGGTGAGCCGATGCGTCAACCTATAGAATTATTGTGCCAAAAATTATTAGAACAAGATTTTAAGGTGCAGATAGAAACTAACGGCACGTTATATAGTTCTTTGCCGGATAAAGTATCTATAATATGCTCGCCTAAAGCAGGTAAAAACGGCTATAGCAAAATCAGAGAAGATTTATTGCCTAAAATTAGTGCTGTAAAATTTATCATTGCTAAGAATATTTTAGAGTATAGCTTAATACCTGAAATAGGACAAACTGCTTACAATATACCGGTTTTTGTTCAGCCTATGGATCAAAATGATCAAAAACTTAACAAAGAAAATAACGAATTAGCGGTAAAATTAGCTTTAGAGAGTGGTGCTAGGTTGTCAGTACAAACTCATAAATTTATAGGCATAGAGTAA
- the rnpA gene encoding ribonuclease P protein component: MFITSLKNQKEFELINKLGKKFYEKYFILVIAKNIPKIFLESKYNIFLGIKVSKKLNKKAVVRNKIKRRIKHLIRLICNNSNLKKLAMIIIPRKGFDTADFSVLNHELSKAILDFYNSKK, from the coding sequence TTGTTTATCACCTCTTTAAAAAATCAAAAGGAATTTGAGCTTATAAATAAGCTTGGCAAAAAATTTTATGAAAAATATTTTATTTTGGTGATAGCAAAGAACATCCCAAAAATCTTTCTTGAATCAAAATATAATATCTTCCTAGGAATAAAAGTTAGCAAAAAGCTAAATAAAAAAGCTGTAGTACGTAATAAAATTAAAAGACGTATAAAACATCTTATTAGGCTTATTTGTAATAATTCTAATCTCAAAAAGCTTGCGATGATAATTATTCCAAGAAAGGGCTTTGATACGGCAGACTTTTCAGTATTAAATCATGAATTGAGCAAAGCAATTTTAGATTTTTACAATTCAAAAAAATAA
- the rpmI gene encoding 50S ribosomal protein L35, with the protein MPKLKTKSAVKKRFKLTASGKVVASQAGKKHFMRRRTKAQIRNLRGTTILCDQDGYNIKKYFLPYGTN; encoded by the coding sequence ATGCCTAAATTAAAAACAAAATCTGCTGTAAAAAAGCGTTTTAAACTTACTGCTAGTGGTAAAGTGGTTGCATCTCAAGCAGGTAAAAAACATTTTATGCGTCGTCGTACTAAAGCTCAAATTCGTAACTTACGTGGAACTACGATACTTTGTGATCAAGATGGATATAACATCAAAAAATATTTTCTTCCATATGGTACAAATTAA
- the pth gene encoding aminoacyl-tRNA hydrolase produces MMLIIGLGNPGKEYEHTRHNIGFIALENIAKQYDASFSVKKKFHCEIAESTNSGQKLIFIKPTTYMNLSGKSVIAVKTYYNIPLEKIFVIHDDIDLELGKIKFKTGGGNGGHNGLKSIDGIIGNNYNRIRIGVGRPQNSQDVADYVLNNFPKSEYVLAEQAIDKITDNFNLILENKLEEFKSKMV; encoded by the coding sequence ATGATGCTTATTATTGGTCTTGGTAATCCAGGTAAAGAGTATGAGCATACAAGGCATAATATTGGCTTTATTGCTTTAGAAAATATAGCAAAACAATATGATGCATCATTTAGCGTAAAGAAAAAATTTCATTGCGAAATTGCTGAAAGTACTAATAGTGGGCAGAAGCTAATATTCATAAAACCTACTACTTACATGAATTTATCGGGTAAGTCGGTGATAGCAGTAAAAACATATTATAATATTCCTCTTGAAAAAATCTTTGTTATTCATGATGATATTGATTTAGAATTGGGTAAAATAAAGTTTAAAACTGGTGGTGGAAATGGTGGACATAACGGTTTAAAGTCCATTGATGGAATTATAGGAAATAATTATAACCGTATTAGAATTGGTGTTGGTAGACCGCAAAACAGTCAGGATGTAGCTGATTATGTGCTAAATAACTTTCCTAAATCTGAATATGTACTAGCAGAGCAGGCTATAGATAAAATAACCGATAACTTTAATTTAATATTAGAGAATAAACTAGAAGAGTTTAAGAGTAAAATGGTTTAA
- the rplT gene encoding 50S ribosomal protein L20 — protein MTRAKSGKISKNRHKKILKLAKGYRGRASTCFRVAIEKVEKGLQYAYRDRRNRKRDFRGLWIQRINAAVREHGLVYSQFMGALKKAQIDIDRKVLAELAVNNNEGFASIVEQAKAHI, from the coding sequence ATGACACGTGCAAAATCAGGAAAAATTTCCAAAAATCGACATAAAAAAATCCTCAAACTTGCAAAAGGTTATAGGGGTAGAGCTAGTACTTGCTTTAGAGTAGCTATTGAGAAAGTAGAAAAAGGACTACAATATGCTTACAGAGATCGCAGAAATCGTAAGCGTGATTTCAGAGGTCTGTGGATTCAAAGAATAAATGCAGCGGTAAGAGAGCATGGTTTAGTATATTCTCAATTTATGGGGGCTCTTAAAAAAGCTCAAATCGACATAGATCGTAAAGTCCTTGCAGAACTTGCTGTAAATAACAATGAAGGATTTGCAAGTATCGTAGAACAAGCAAAGGCACATATTTAA